The proteins below come from a single Tenuifilum thalassicum genomic window:
- the murC gene encoding UDP-N-acetylmuramate--L-alanine ligase, translating to MELENVKRVYFLGIGGIGMSALARYFIHKNLPVAGYDRVSTELTQKLEQEGATIHYSDDINSIPDLFKQKEGTLVVYTPAVPNNHGELMYFTQGGFEVKKRSEVLGIIGKSYKTLAVAGTHGKTTTSTMLAHIMAGYTGCDAFLGGISRNFDNNLVLQDKGKKFLVVEADEYDRSFLTLNPYLAIITSVDADHLDIYGTYDAVKDAFAQFTSQIKEEGYLIIKNNINFNPKAQNVSVLTYGFDNTCDFYPSDIEIENGLYHFSLNTPNGKVANLKLGTPGRYNLENAIAASAAAVTLGIDSHMLAEMLASFKGVQRRFDVRYWGKKIVYMDDYAHHPREIEALIHSIRDVFPNRKITGIFQPHLYSRTRDFAPEFAASLDLLDFSVITDIYPARELPIQGVSPELISGFMKNHNRRVIEKRNILDWIKSAEIDILVTIGAGDIDRMIPEIVKIVQEKEIE from the coding sequence ATGGAACTTGAGAATGTAAAACGGGTTTACTTTTTGGGAATTGGGGGCATTGGAATGAGTGCCTTAGCTCGATATTTTATACACAAAAATTTACCTGTTGCAGGTTATGATAGGGTATCAACTGAGTTAACCCAAAAACTTGAACAGGAAGGTGCTACCATTCATTACTCCGATGATATTAATAGCATTCCAGACCTTTTTAAACAAAAGGAAGGAACGCTTGTGGTTTATACACCAGCTGTACCCAATAATCATGGAGAATTAATGTATTTTACTCAGGGAGGATTTGAGGTTAAGAAGAGGTCCGAAGTGTTGGGAATAATTGGTAAAAGCTATAAAACTCTTGCGGTTGCTGGTACACATGGTAAAACCACAACATCTACCATGCTGGCTCATATTATGGCAGGATACACAGGCTGTGATGCCTTTCTTGGAGGAATCTCCCGTAACTTCGATAATAACTTGGTTTTACAGGATAAAGGGAAAAAATTTCTTGTTGTGGAGGCCGATGAGTACGATCGAAGCTTCCTTACGCTAAATCCTTACTTGGCAATTATAACCTCGGTTGATGCCGATCATCTGGATATTTACGGAACGTATGATGCCGTAAAAGATGCTTTTGCACAGTTCACCTCACAGATAAAGGAGGAAGGGTACCTAATCATCAAAAATAATATCAATTTTAATCCTAAAGCACAGAATGTGAGTGTTTTAACTTATGGGTTCGACAATACTTGCGACTTTTATCCCTCTGATATTGAGATTGAAAACGGGCTTTACCATTTTTCTTTGAATACACCCAATGGTAAGGTTGCGAATCTTAAATTGGGTACACCTGGCAGGTATAACCTTGAAAATGCAATTGCGGCATCGGCTGCAGCGGTCACCTTGGGGATTGACAGCCATATGTTGGCTGAGATGCTGGCCTCGTTTAAAGGTGTTCAACGTAGGTTTGATGTTAGGTACTGGGGCAAAAAAATTGTCTATATGGATGATTATGCTCATCATCCTCGTGAGATTGAGGCGCTTATTCACTCCATTCGGGATGTATTTCCAAACAGGAAGATTACTGGAATTTTCCAACCCCACCTTTACTCTCGTACACGCGACTTTGCACCAGAATTTGCTGCTTCGCTCGACCTCTTGGATTTCTCGGTAATAACAGACATTTATCCTGCTAGGGAATTACCAATTCAAGGTGTTTCACCAGAGCTGATTAGTGGCTTTATGAAAAATCATAACAGAAGGGTGATTGAAAAAAGAAATATTCTCGATTGGATAAAATCGGCTGAGATTGATATTTTGGTTACCATTGGTGCAGGTGATATTGATAGGATGATTCCAGAAATTGTTAAGATTGTTCAAGAAAAGGAGATAGAGTAG
- the murG gene encoding undecaprenyldiphospho-muramoylpentapeptide beta-N-acetylglucosaminyltransferase, translating to MENNQLRIIISGGGTGGHIFPAISIANAIREIRPDADILFAGAEGRMEMEKVPQAGYKIVGLPVAGFSRSLTPKNLIVVLKLMKSLIKAYRIVRNFKPHVVVGVGGYASGPIVKAAQRLNIPTLLQEQNSYAGVTNKLLAKKAKKICVAYEGMERYFPADKIMLTGNPVRQDIENLTVTRTEGLAHFGIDPSKKVLLVLGGSLGARTLNQSLLGKLDVVKSNPDIVVIWQTGKLYYQTVKEELEKNPVENIRLFDFIRRMDLAYVAADAIISRAGAGTISELCLVAKPCILVPSPNVAEDHQTRNALALANKNAAIMVSDSKALEQLVNEAFALLNDESLQKTLSENIAKLALRNSAKVIAEEVLKLTNTNSK from the coding sequence ATGGAGAACAACCAGTTACGGATAATAATTAGTGGTGGCGGAACTGGCGGGCATATCTTTCCTGCCATATCAATTGCCAATGCCATCAGGGAAATAAGACCTGATGCCGATATTCTTTTTGCAGGTGCCGAGGGTAGAATGGAGATGGAAAAGGTTCCCCAAGCAGGGTATAAGATTGTAGGCCTGCCGGTTGCTGGTTTCTCACGTTCTCTCACTCCTAAGAATTTGATTGTAGTTTTAAAGTTAATGAAAAGCCTTATAAAGGCTTACAGAATAGTTCGTAACTTTAAACCACATGTTGTTGTTGGGGTAGGAGGATACGCAAGTGGCCCTATTGTTAAAGCAGCACAACGATTGAACATCCCTACACTACTGCAGGAGCAGAACTCATATGCCGGAGTAACCAATAAATTGCTTGCCAAAAAAGCTAAAAAGATATGTGTGGCATATGAGGGAATGGAACGTTACTTCCCTGCCGATAAGATAATGCTTACTGGTAATCCCGTTCGCCAAGATATTGAAAACCTAACCGTTACACGTACCGAAGGACTTGCCCATTTTGGAATTGACCCAAGCAAAAAGGTGCTCTTGGTTCTTGGCGGTAGCCTTGGTGCTCGCACGCTGAACCAAAGCCTTTTAGGTAAGCTTGATGTGGTAAAATCGAATCCCGATATTGTTGTAATATGGCAAACGGGTAAGCTCTATTATCAAACTGTTAAGGAAGAGCTAGAAAAGAATCCTGTGGAGAATATTAGACTTTTCGATTTTATCCGTAGGATGGACTTAGCATATGTGGCAGCCGATGCAATAATTTCTCGTGCTGGAGCGGGAACAATATCGGAGCTATGCTTGGTAGCAAAACCATGCATCTTGGTTCCTTCGCCCAATGTGGCCGAGGATCACCAAACCAGGAATGCGCTTGCATTAGCCAATAAAAATGCTGCAATCATGGTTTCCGATAGTAAAGCTTTGGAACAGCTTGTTAACGAAGCATTTGCTTTACTTAACGATGAAAGTTTGCAGAAAACCCTTTCGGAAAATATTGCCAAGTTAGCCCTGCGTAATTCTGCAAAGGTAATTGCCGAAGAGGTTTTAAAGCTAACCAACACAAACAGTAAATAG
- the ftsZ gene encoding cell division protein FtsZ produces MGEDIINFDLPVVNESIIKVIGVGGGGGNAVNYMHNMGIKDVDFVLCNTDAQALINSPVEMKIQLGATLTEGRGAGNKPEIGKQAAIESLSQIVDLLQKNTKMVFITAGMGGGTGTGAAPIIAKAAKELGILTVAIVTIPFRTEGRKRMTQAIEGIKNISQFVDSLLVINNEKLLEVYGNLKLTEAFAKADDVLATAAKGIAEIITVHGYINVDFADVETVMYNSGVALMGSGRANGDNRALEAVKEALESPLLNNNDISGARNILLNITYGQDEITMEEVGVIIDYVQHAAGDDADLIWGNGCDPSLGEDLKVTVIATGFGTSSIPELYVKQRNIEVVSLTTDKQTTKVQQVSDFPEPTKPPQDKPRSSKKGTPIDPAQRVIEFDIDSDIFEVKTVNTNHVNQQNPEPAKPKPVPKPANAQPTPFTGNGSNRWANIDELENVPAYKRRNVNIEPTEVPKSTPISRISLTDDDDIVINPENPYLYDNVD; encoded by the coding sequence ATGGGTGAGGATATAATAAACTTTGATCTGCCTGTAGTTAACGAATCGATTATAAAAGTAATCGGTGTTGGAGGAGGTGGTGGTAATGCGGTAAACTACATGCATAACATGGGCATAAAAGATGTTGATTTTGTGCTTTGCAATACCGATGCCCAAGCGCTAATCAACAGCCCAGTTGAAATGAAAATCCAGCTTGGCGCTACCCTAACCGAGGGGCGTGGCGCAGGCAATAAACCCGAAATTGGTAAGCAAGCTGCCATTGAAAGCTTATCGCAGATAGTTGACCTTTTACAAAAAAACACCAAAATGGTGTTTATAACTGCTGGAATGGGCGGTGGAACAGGAACTGGTGCTGCACCAATTATAGCAAAGGCCGCCAAAGAGTTGGGGATTTTAACTGTAGCCATTGTTACCATTCCATTTCGTACCGAAGGTCGAAAACGTATGACACAGGCCATTGAGGGCATCAAAAATATTAGCCAGTTTGTCGATTCGCTGCTTGTGATTAACAACGAGAAACTTTTAGAGGTTTACGGAAACCTTAAGCTAACAGAGGCCTTTGCCAAAGCCGATGATGTGTTGGCCACTGCAGCAAAAGGTATTGCCGAGATTATAACCGTGCATGGCTATATTAACGTTGACTTTGCCGATGTTGAAACCGTAATGTACAATAGCGGTGTAGCCCTTATGGGCTCTGGTAGAGCTAATGGCGATAACCGCGCGCTAGAGGCTGTTAAAGAGGCACTTGAATCGCCTCTGCTGAACAACAACGACATTTCTGGTGCAAGGAATATCCTGCTAAATATCACCTATGGACAAGATGAGATAACCATGGAGGAGGTAGGCGTTATTATTGATTATGTTCAGCATGCTGCTGGCGACGACGCCGACCTTATTTGGGGTAATGGTTGTGACCCATCACTTGGCGAAGACCTGAAGGTGACTGTTATTGCAACTGGTTTTGGTACTAGCAGCATACCAGAACTTTACGTCAAACAACGCAACATTGAGGTAGTTTCCTTAACAACCGACAAGCAAACCACAAAGGTTCAACAGGTAAGCGATTTTCCCGAACCAACTAAACCACCACAGGATAAGCCTCGAAGCTCCAAAAAGGGAACTCCAATAGATCCTGCTCAGCGTGTAATTGAATTTGATATTGATTCCGATATCTTTGAGGTTAAAACGGTAAATACTAATCATGTAAACCAACAAAATCCTGAACCTGCAAAGCCCAAGCCTGTACCTAAACCTGCCAATGCTCAGCCAACACCATTTACAGGGAATGGAAGCAACCGCTGGGCTAATATCGATGAGCTGGAAAATGTTCCAGCCTATAAACGTCGAAATGTAAACATTGAGCCTACGGAAGTGCCAAAGTCAACCCCAATTTCCCGCATCTCCCTAACCGACGATGATGACATAGTTATAAATCCCGAAAATCCCTACCTGTACGATAACGTGGATTAA
- the mraY gene encoding phospho-N-acetylmuramoyl-pentapeptide-transferase, with protein sequence MIYYLVQFITKYWDFPGAGLFKYISFRSAAAFIVSLMFALLIGKRIIRFLQRKQIGEEIRNLGLEGQMQKKGTPTMGGIIILASMLLPVLLFADILNIYIIVMLVTTVWLGVVGFADDYIKVFMKNKEGLSGRTKIIGQVSLGLFVGLVMWLSPDIVVKERVVVDKNVTQYETELSAEYRDNQPSTVSKAKKTTQTTIPFVKNNEFDYSVLNPFKGEKYHFVTWIIFILVVILIITAVSNGANLTDGLDGLATGVSAVITTTLGVFAYLSGNVIYAEYLNIMYIPQSGELVVFMSAFIGALVGFLWYNSYPAQVFMGDTGSLTIGGIIAVFAILVRKELLIPVLCGIFLVENLSVMLQVSYFKYTKRKYGEGRRIFLMSPLHHHYQKKGYPEPKIVTRFWIVAVILAVITVVTLKIR encoded by the coding sequence ATGATATACTACTTGGTTCAATTCATTACAAAATACTGGGATTTCCCTGGTGCAGGGCTGTTTAAATACATCTCGTTTCGTTCGGCTGCTGCGTTTATCGTGTCGCTTATGTTTGCTCTTCTTATTGGCAAGCGAATAATCCGATTCCTACAACGCAAGCAAATTGGCGAAGAGATTCGGAATCTTGGCCTTGAGGGCCAAATGCAAAAGAAAGGTACTCCTACCATGGGGGGCATTATTATCCTTGCATCGATGCTTTTGCCTGTTCTGCTTTTTGCCGATATTCTGAATATCTACATAATTGTAATGCTTGTTACAACCGTGTGGCTTGGTGTTGTAGGCTTTGCCGACGATTACATTAAGGTGTTCATGAAGAACAAGGAGGGGCTCTCAGGGCGCACAAAGATTATTGGTCAGGTTTCGCTAGGCTTATTTGTTGGGCTCGTTATGTGGCTTAGCCCCGATATCGTTGTAAAAGAACGTGTTGTGGTCGATAAGAATGTAACGCAATACGAAACGGAGCTTTCAGCTGAATATCGTGATAATCAACCTTCAACGGTTAGCAAAGCTAAAAAGACAACACAAACAACCATTCCTTTTGTAAAAAATAATGAGTTCGACTATAGCGTTTTGAACCCATTTAAGGGAGAGAAATATCATTTTGTAACCTGGATTATCTTCATACTAGTTGTAATCCTAATTATTACAGCTGTTTCAAATGGAGCCAACCTTACCGATGGGCTCGATGGTTTGGCAACTGGTGTTTCCGCTGTTATTACTACTACACTTGGAGTATTTGCATACCTTTCGGGCAACGTTATCTATGCAGAGTATCTGAACATAATGTACATTCCGCAGTCGGGAGAGCTGGTGGTGTTTATGAGTGCATTTATTGGGGCACTTGTGGGATTTCTTTGGTATAATAGCTATCCTGCACAAGTATTTATGGGCGATACTGGCAGCCTTACCATAGGTGGAATAATTGCTGTATTTGCCATTCTGGTTCGTAAGGAACTGCTTATTCCTGTTCTTTGCGGAATCTTTTTGGTTGAAAACCTGTCGGTTATGCTGCAGGTTAGCTACTTTAAATACACCAAGCGTAAGTATGGCGAAGGACGCAGGATTTTCCTAATGTCGCCTTTACATCATCACTATCAAAAGAAAGGATATCCTGAACCCAAGATAGTAACACGTTTTTGGATTGTTGCAGTAATTCTTGCAGTAATTACAGTTGTAACCTTGAAAATACGTTAA
- the murD gene encoding UDP-N-acetylmuramoyl-L-alanine--D-glutamate ligase — protein MKRIVVLGGGESGAGAAVLAHKKEFDVFLSDSSAIKPRYKEWLNKYGIRFEEGKHTEELILNADEVIKSPGIPDNAPLVVKIREKGIPVISEIEFAGRYTNAYTVCITGSNGKTTTTSLIYHMMQKAGLNVGLAGNIGNSFAYQVAECSYDYYVIELSSFQLDGIYNFKPDIAILLNITPDHLDRYDYKMQNYVESKFRITKNLSEDDCFIFCSDDSVTVEQLKRIVLRAQQLPFSQREKENQTAWLEDLDMFINYNNSDFSMSINDLSLKGKHNVYNSMAAGIAGHVLNIRKDVIRESLSDFQGVEHRLERVLTVRGVTYINDSKATNVNSAWYALESMTTPVVWIAGGVDKGNDYSELMELVKTKVKALICLGTDNSKLHAAFDGVVPVVVDALSAEEAVQQAYKLSAPGDTVLLSPACASFDLFDNYEDRGRKFKQAVRAL, from the coding sequence ATGAAGCGAATAGTTGTACTAGGAGGAGGCGAAAGTGGTGCAGGTGCAGCAGTGCTAGCGCATAAAAAGGAGTTCGATGTGTTCCTGTCCGATTCTTCGGCAATTAAACCACGCTATAAGGAGTGGTTAAACAAGTACGGCATCCGCTTCGAGGAGGGGAAGCATACCGAGGAGTTAATCCTTAACGCCGACGAGGTGATTAAAAGCCCTGGTATCCCCGACAATGCCCCTTTGGTAGTAAAGATTAGAGAAAAGGGGATTCCTGTGATTTCGGAGATAGAGTTTGCAGGACGTTACACTAATGCCTATACCGTCTGTATTACTGGTAGCAATGGAAAAACCACTACAACTTCCCTTATATACCACATGATGCAGAAGGCAGGCCTTAATGTTGGTCTGGCTGGTAATATCGGAAATAGCTTTGCCTACCAGGTTGCCGAATGTAGCTACGATTACTATGTGATTGAGCTTAGTAGCTTTCAGCTCGATGGTATATACAACTTTAAACCCGATATTGCGATTCTGCTAAATATAACTCCCGATCACCTGGATAGGTATGACTATAAAATGCAGAATTATGTAGAATCGAAATTTCGCATTACCAAGAACCTATCGGAGGATGATTGCTTTATCTTCTGTTCCGACGATTCCGTAACCGTTGAGCAGCTAAAAAGAATAGTGCTACGCGCCCAGCAGCTTCCTTTCTCACAAAGAGAGAAGGAAAACCAAACTGCATGGCTCGAGGACCTAGATATGTTTATTAACTATAATAACAGCGACTTCAGCATGTCGATAAACGACCTTTCTCTTAAAGGTAAACACAATGTTTACAACTCCATGGCTGCTGGTATTGCAGGCCATGTGCTAAATATCCGTAAGGATGTAATACGAGAATCGCTATCGGATTTTCAGGGCGTTGAGCATAGGCTTGAGCGTGTGCTAACAGTAAGAGGGGTAACCTATATCAACGATTCAAAAGCTACCAACGTTAATTCGGCTTGGTATGCCTTGGAAAGCATGACTACACCAGTGGTTTGGATTGCAGGTGGAGTGGATAAAGGTAACGACTATTCTGAACTTATGGAACTAGTTAAGACTAAGGTGAAAGCCCTTATATGCCTTGGTACCGATAATTCAAAGTTACATGCTGCCTTTGATGGTGTTGTACCTGTGGTGGTTGATGCTTTATCGGCTGAGGAAGCAGTGCAGCAGGCTTATAAACTTTCGGCACCTGGCGACACCGTACTTCTCTCTCCTGCATGCGCTAGCTTCGATTTATTTGATAACTATGAAGATAGAGGACGGAAATTTAAACAAGCAGTACGAGCATTGTAA
- a CDS encoding FtsW/RodA/SpoVE family cell cycle protein, translating into MSSLFGKYLKGDRVIWIIVIFLYLASLLLIYSSSSSLAFRYHGGNTTYYLFKQFAFLVFGFLVMWFAHLIKYSIWYHLSNILMLITTPLLLFTLLFGRNLNAASRWLEVPGLGISLQTSDIAKIVLVIFVAKYLSKKQDQPRDFNHFIVQLIIPVGFVCALILPANFSTAALLGLTCWIMMLVGRVNLKHLFGITGIGVAFLALFIVVSLQFKNISRAQTWINRVENFISEDKGSDNYQLEQSKIAIATGGIVGKGPGRSTQRNFIPHPYSDFIYAIIIEEYGVLGGMFILSLYLILLYRAALIVRKSKRTFPAFLAFGLALLLTLQAYVNMAVAVGLIPVTGQPLPLVSMGGSSLVISSGALGIILSVSRSQSKKELFDGEQPVTDNN; encoded by the coding sequence ATGAGTAGTTTATTTGGAAAATATTTAAAAGGCGACAGGGTAATTTGGATAATTGTGATTTTCCTTTACCTGGCTTCGCTTTTGCTAATTTATAGCTCATCAAGTTCTCTTGCTTTCCGTTATCATGGCGGAAATACAACCTATTATCTTTTTAAACAGTTTGCTTTTCTTGTATTTGGGTTCTTAGTAATGTGGTTTGCTCATCTTATTAAATACAGCATATGGTATCACCTTTCAAATATTTTAATGCTGATTACAACACCCTTACTTCTATTTACCCTGCTTTTTGGTCGAAATCTTAACGCTGCTTCGCGTTGGTTAGAGGTGCCTGGTTTGGGAATATCACTTCAAACTTCCGACATTGCAAAAATCGTTTTGGTAATATTTGTTGCTAAGTACTTATCAAAGAAACAAGACCAACCGCGCGATTTTAACCATTTTATTGTACAGCTAATAATACCCGTTGGTTTTGTATGCGCATTGATTCTACCCGCAAACTTTTCAACGGCTGCCCTGTTGGGCTTAACATGCTGGATAATGATGCTGGTTGGTAGGGTTAACCTAAAACATCTTTTCGGAATAACAGGTATAGGTGTTGCTTTTCTTGCTTTGTTTATTGTTGTTTCGCTTCAGTTTAAGAACATAAGCAGGGCCCAAACCTGGATTAATCGTGTTGAAAACTTTATTAGCGAGGACAAGGGAAGCGACAACTACCAGTTAGAGCAGTCGAAGATTGCAATAGCAACTGGAGGAATTGTTGGTAAGGGACCTGGGCGTTCAACCCAGCGAAACTTTATTCCGCATCCCTATTCCGATTTTATATATGCTATCATTATTGAGGAGTATGGGGTTTTGGGTGGAATGTTTATACTGAGCCTTTACTTGATCCTACTTTATAGAGCTGCGCTAATTGTGCGAAAATCGAAACGGACATTCCCAGCGTTTCTTGCATTTGGTTTAGCTTTGCTGCTCACACTCCAAGCTTATGTTAATATGGCGGTGGCAGTTGGGTTAATTCCTGTTACTGGACAACCCCTCCCGCTTGTGAGTATGGGTGGTTCATCGTTAGTGATTAGCAGTGGTGCTTTGGGAATAATTTTAAGTGTAAGCCGAAGTCAAAGCAAAAAGGAACTATTTGATGGAGAACAACCAGTTACGGATAATAATTAG
- the ftsA gene encoding cell division protein FtsA: protein MAQDSNSYVAAIDLGTTKVVTIVGKRTSTGRLHVVGFSTTESTGIKKGMIQNIDETVKAIEKTVRDVENQIGNKITSAFVGIAGQHIHSIKNFGYITLGPEETEIKRDDIKRLIADMYNIPVETGDSILHVLPLDFSIDNVKLEDDNPVGMLGRRLGANFHIVIGKTSSAKHIERCVERVGVKVSELILEPLASSKAVLTEEEKEAGVALIDIGGGTTDLAVYYNGIVRHTAVIPFGGNIISQDIKEGCQILQKHADLLKCHHGIALTSMAPDNKIVTVPGISGREPKEISMRSLAGIIQARMEEILDYALYEIQMSGFADKLSAGVVLTGGGALLKHLVSLIKFHWGYDVRIGYPSEGLCSESVEQYNYPQYSTAIGLAIMGLERIEAGEAKSCTGNNLQHDEQNGEESDDKPNKKSTKRLFGMKFYDAISKLFTEEDMEM from the coding sequence ATGGCACAAGACAGTAACTCATACGTAGCGGCAATCGACCTTGGTACTACAAAGGTGGTAACCATTGTAGGTAAGCGAACCTCTACCGGTCGCTTACATGTGGTTGGTTTTAGCACAACCGAATCAACTGGTATTAAAAAGGGGATGATTCAAAACATCGATGAAACGGTTAAGGCAATAGAGAAGACCGTTCGTGATGTGGAGAATCAAATAGGTAATAAAATAACTTCGGCCTTTGTTGGAATTGCTGGTCAGCATATTCATAGCATAAAGAACTTTGGGTACATCACTTTAGGACCGGAAGAAACAGAAATTAAACGCGATGATATTAAGCGTCTAATTGCCGATATGTACAATATTCCCGTTGAAACTGGCGATAGCATTTTGCATGTACTACCACTCGATTTCTCAATTGACAATGTAAAGCTTGAGGATGATAATCCGGTGGGTATGCTAGGTCGTCGGCTTGGAGCGAACTTCCATATTGTTATCGGCAAAACCTCATCGGCAAAGCACATTGAGCGTTGTGTTGAGCGAGTTGGCGTTAAGGTTTCGGAACTTATTCTGGAGCCATTAGCATCTTCTAAAGCTGTTCTTACCGAGGAGGAGAAAGAGGCTGGAGTAGCACTTATCGATATTGGTGGTGGTACAACCGACCTTGCCGTTTACTACAACGGCATTGTTCGTCACACAGCCGTAATCCCCTTTGGTGGTAACATAATTAGCCAGGATATTAAGGAGGGATGCCAGATTCTACAAAAGCATGCCGATTTGCTTAAATGCCATCATGGTATTGCACTAACTAGCATGGCGCCCGATAACAAGATTGTTACTGTACCTGGTATTAGCGGACGTGAGCCTAAGGAGATATCAATGCGTAGCCTGGCTGGTATAATTCAAGCGCGTATGGAGGAGATTCTCGACTATGCTCTTTACGAAATTCAAATGTCGGGTTTTGCCGATAAACTCAGCGCTGGTGTAGTGTTAACTGGTGGGGGCGCACTTCTTAAGCATTTAGTATCGCTTATTAAGTTTCATTGGGGCTACGATGTGCGCATTGGATACCCTTCGGAAGGGCTTTGCTCTGAATCGGTGGAGCAATATAATTATCCGCAGTACTCAACTGCTATTGGTTTAGCAATTATGGGGCTGGAGCGTATTGAGGCTGGCGAAGCTAAATCATGCACTGGTAATAATTTGCAACACGACGAACAGAATGGTGAAGAATCCGACGATAAACCAAACAAAAAAAGCACAAAGCGACTGTTTGGTATGAAATTCTACGATGCCATTTCAAAACTCTTCACCGAAGAGGATATGGAAATGTAA
- a CDS encoding cell division protein FtsQ/DivIB gives MNRKLRIGLKLFGWIFVLVWLIYGLNYANKTYNSTKCTAVNVRVIDSLQVKLIDAKKIHKAIISSKNSPIGMPIKSINTYKLEQEISKMAAVRDVQIFKTASGEINVEIKQRRPILRVFNAKGQTYYIDDAGKVLPHSSGFAANTIVASGNIREPFRIEPNFDISKYADSSVGGKQSLIYKLYKFAKYVSRNRFWNAQIEQLNVQDPNNVEMVPLVGPHVVNLGDLSNFEIKLKKLKLLYQKALPTEGWNKYSYINLKYKNQIVCTKNIYYGTRQ, from the coding sequence ATGAATAGGAAGTTGCGCATAGGGTTGAAGCTCTTCGGCTGGATTTTTGTTCTGGTCTGGCTGATTTATGGCTTGAACTATGCCAATAAAACTTACAATAGCACAAAATGTACTGCTGTTAATGTTAGGGTGATTGATAGCTTACAGGTAAAGCTTATTGATGCTAAGAAGATTCACAAGGCCATTATTAGCTCAAAAAATTCACCAATAGGAATGCCAATAAAATCGATAAATACTTATAAGTTAGAACAGGAGATATCAAAAATGGCTGCTGTGCGCGATGTTCAAATTTTTAAAACTGCAAGTGGCGAGATTAACGTCGAAATTAAGCAACGCCGGCCTATTCTTAGGGTATTTAACGCAAAAGGCCAAACCTATTATATTGATGATGCTGGAAAGGTATTACCACACTCGTCGGGGTTTGCAGCTAATACTATTGTTGCTTCTGGAAATATAAGAGAGCCATTCAGAATTGAGCCAAATTTCGATATATCAAAATATGCCGATAGCTCAGTTGGTGGTAAGCAATCATTAATCTACAAGCTTTATAAGTTTGCCAAATATGTAAGCCGAAACAGGTTCTGGAATGCTCAAATAGAGCAGCTTAACGTACAAGATCCCAACAATGTCGAAATGGTTCCTTTGGTAGGACCGCACGTGGTGAACCTTGGCGATTTGAGTAATTTTGAAATAAAGCTGAAGAAGTTAAAGCTACTTTACCAGAAGGCACTTCCAACCGAGGGTTGGAATAAATATAGCTATATCAACTTAAAGTATAAAAATCAAATAGTTTGCACAAAAAATATCTATTATGGCACAAGACAGTAA